A portion of the Acidisarcina polymorpha genome contains these proteins:
- a CDS encoding TonB-dependent receptor, giving the protein MKNALRHALPVIFVFATHLLPAGGQSITSEILGTVRDASGALISDAHVTVRQLATGTTRESRTDSIGSYDIAGLQPGGYEVVVRHDGFKTVVRSNINLLVNQQAVVDADLPVGSVEQQIVVTEAGPILETTTSQMSTVVSANILRELPLNGRDLFQLTLLQPGVLPTTNAGPSPFSEGGITKAAVQGSRPTMNNFNLDGGDINDPGFNTYPGGPAGVQLGVEAIREFRVLLNTYSAEYGRNAGANIQLVSRSGTNEFHGSVFDFVRNSALDARNYFDLSQIPSFTRNQFGGALGGPLLKNKLFFFADYEGLDEQRGITTSATVPDDNAHLGLLPSAANPSLLINVGVNPLISPFLALFPHANGASLSGGLAVLNTSRNQPTLENYGLLRVDDQLTEKDQLFARWVIDNGYSIVPFQSTFVPGFDGKRTVADNYLLLSWQRVINTSLLNEAKFNYNRTSYQATTDNESPLSISLENHRPLGGLAISGLPLIGNNLIFPSGTSSNTFEEFDNVFLTRGRHSLKFGADAKRIQVNGPFDFFIDGEYSFDDLSSFGIPAQSTDPALEFFLEGVPYTYFGVDPNFADSNRGYRQNYLGFYMQDDWRILPQLTLNLGLRWEYSSNPSEEDNRLSNIRKIATDPGPTVGKIWQSVPLDLWSPRVGFAWTPEASGKTVLRGGFGVMRDQIWANLYFNTRFYEPFYKPLLYILPRFAAPPTSVDSIVGPIPPSVVGSFGMTYRPSFPYYMQYNLNIERQLDPVTILQIAYVGSRGVHLVRTGEANDLPGGRSINPLLGSIPLIVTDANSAYDSLQGRLQRSFSSGLSLQASYTYSKSIDDQSGAYPSDWDSESGVSQNFFDREADRGRSSFDRRHAFVFNSLYDLPFGPGRRWGQSLTGVTGKLAEGFRTGLIVSALSGVPFTANLGSFNNSATFAADPADRPNLKPGVNLCSGAVTYRKPTGWFNPAVFTLPPPGVYGNSGRNTMCGPGLVDVDLSLTKQTKLNDRFSIQFRAESFNLLNHANFDVPVNTQGPTGSGGNGDQVFVGRRQTLADKVTLCTAQNDPENLGCGVLSPNAGIIFRTVTSSRQIQFGMKLIF; this is encoded by the coding sequence GTGAAGAACGCTTTGCGTCATGCCTTGCCTGTGATATTCGTGTTTGCGACCCACCTGCTTCCTGCTGGCGGTCAGAGCATTACTTCCGAGATCCTGGGAACGGTCCGGGATGCTTCCGGCGCGCTAATTAGCGATGCCCATGTCACCGTACGCCAACTGGCGACCGGAACCACTCGAGAATCGCGCACCGACTCGATCGGGAGTTATGACATCGCGGGCTTGCAGCCTGGTGGGTATGAAGTCGTGGTCCGGCACGACGGCTTCAAGACCGTGGTGAGATCCAATATCAATCTGCTAGTCAACCAGCAGGCAGTCGTCGATGCCGATCTTCCGGTCGGTTCGGTCGAACAACAGATCGTCGTGACCGAGGCTGGTCCCATTCTCGAGACCACAACCTCGCAGATGAGCACCGTGGTAAGCGCGAATATCCTTCGCGAATTGCCACTGAACGGGCGTGATCTCTTTCAGCTGACGCTGCTGCAGCCAGGTGTACTGCCAACCACGAATGCGGGACCCAGCCCTTTCTCAGAGGGTGGGATCACCAAGGCTGCGGTCCAGGGATCCCGTCCGACCATGAACAACTTCAATCTCGATGGCGGCGACATCAACGATCCCGGGTTCAACACCTACCCGGGGGGGCCGGCCGGAGTGCAGCTCGGCGTCGAAGCCATCCGCGAATTTCGGGTGCTTCTGAACACTTATAGCGCCGAATATGGGCGGAATGCGGGAGCGAATATCCAGCTGGTTTCGCGCTCCGGGACGAACGAGTTTCACGGATCGGTCTTTGACTTCGTTAGAAATTCCGCACTCGACGCTCGAAATTATTTTGATCTTAGCCAGATTCCTTCATTCACGCGCAATCAGTTTGGTGGAGCGCTAGGCGGCCCGCTGCTCAAGAACAAGCTGTTCTTCTTCGCCGATTATGAAGGACTTGATGAACAACGAGGGATTACTACCAGCGCGACCGTTCCCGACGATAATGCCCACCTGGGACTACTGCCGTCTGCCGCTAACCCGAGCCTGTTGATTAACGTGGGGGTGAATCCGCTGATTTCCCCCTTTCTGGCGTTGTTCCCTCATGCAAACGGGGCATCGCTTTCGGGCGGATTGGCAGTCCTCAATACCTCCCGCAACCAGCCGACACTGGAGAATTATGGGCTGCTCAGGGTCGACGATCAGCTAACGGAAAAAGACCAGCTCTTCGCCAGATGGGTCATCGACAACGGATACTCGATTGTTCCCTTTCAAAGTACGTTTGTTCCCGGCTTCGATGGGAAGCGTACGGTTGCGGATAACTACCTTCTCCTGAGTTGGCAGCGAGTGATCAACACCAGCCTGCTGAATGAGGCGAAGTTCAATTACAACCGGACTTCGTATCAGGCGACGACCGACAATGAATCGCCCCTCAGCATCTCGTTGGAAAACCATCGCCCTCTCGGCGGGCTCGCCATCTCCGGCCTTCCCTTGATCGGCAATAATTTAATCTTCCCCTCCGGCACCTCCTCGAACACCTTCGAGGAGTTTGACAACGTTTTTCTCACCAGGGGCCGTCACTCTCTTAAATTTGGCGCAGACGCCAAGCGAATCCAGGTCAACGGGCCGTTCGATTTTTTCATCGATGGCGAATACAGCTTTGATGATCTCTCCTCGTTTGGCATTCCGGCGCAGAGCACCGATCCAGCACTTGAGTTCTTCCTGGAAGGCGTCCCTTATACCTACTTTGGGGTCGATCCTAACTTTGCCGACTCGAACCGCGGCTATCGCCAGAACTATCTCGGCTTCTATATGCAAGACGACTGGCGGATACTTCCCCAGCTGACGCTGAATCTTGGACTGCGCTGGGAGTACTCCAGTAACCCGTCCGAAGAGGACAACCGGCTGTCGAATATTCGCAAAATCGCGACCGATCCCGGACCAACGGTAGGCAAGATATGGCAGAGCGTGCCACTTGACCTCTGGTCGCCGCGGGTCGGCTTTGCGTGGACCCCCGAAGCAAGCGGAAAGACCGTGCTGCGCGGCGGTTTTGGGGTAATGCGCGATCAGATTTGGGCAAACCTGTATTTCAATACGCGTTTCTATGAACCGTTCTATAAGCCGCTGCTTTATATCCTGCCAAGGTTTGCCGCGCCTCCAACCAGCGTCGATTCAATCGTTGGCCCGATTCCTCCCTCTGTAGTGGGTAGCTTCGGCATGACTTATCGCCCCTCCTTCCCCTACTACATGCAGTACAACCTCAATATCGAACGCCAGCTTGATCCAGTCACGATCCTGCAGATCGCCTACGTCGGATCTCGAGGGGTGCATCTCGTCCGTACCGGCGAAGCCAATGACTTACCCGGAGGCCGGTCGATCAATCCCCTGCTTGGCTCTATTCCACTGATCGTCACGGATGCCAATTCCGCCTATGACTCACTCCAGGGACGGCTGCAGAGGAGCTTCAGCTCGGGGCTTTCACTGCAGGCTTCGTATACCTATTCAAAGTCCATCGACGACCAGAGCGGAGCCTACCCCAGCGACTGGGACTCCGAGTCAGGAGTCTCGCAAAACTTCTTCGACCGCGAGGCCGACCGTGGTCGCTCCTCCTTCGACCGACGACATGCATTCGTCTTCAATTCGCTCTACGATCTGCCCTTTGGTCCGGGCCGACGCTGGGGTCAGAGTCTGACTGGAGTGACAGGAAAGCTGGCCGAAGGCTTCCGAACGGGGTTGATCGTGAGCGCCTTGTCGGGGGTGCCGTTCACGGCGAATCTGGGGTCGTTCAATAATTCGGCGACCTTTGCGGCCGATCCCGCCGATCGCCCCAACTTGAAGCCCGGGGTGAACCTGTGTTCGGGCGCGGTGACTTATCGCAAGCCGACCGGATGGTTCAACCCCGCCGTCTTCACCTTGCCGCCGCCTGGTGTGTACGGCAACAGTGGCAGAAATACCATGTGCGGTCCGGGGCTGGTTGACGTCGACTTATCGCTTACGAAGCAGACGAAATTGAATGATCGCTTCTCGATCCAGTTTCGCGCCGAATCCTTCAATCTGCTGAATCACGCCAACTTTGATGTCCCCGTCAACACTCAGGGGCCTACCGGCAGCGGAGGTAACGGCGACCAGGTCTTTGTTGGCAGAAGGCAGACGCTGGCCGACAAGGTCACCCTTTGTACCGCACAGAACGACCCCGAGAATCTTGGTTGTGGCGTCTTGAGTCCGAATGCCGGGATCATTTTTCGAACTGTCACTTCTTCTCGCCAGATTCAATTCGGCATGAAACTCATCTTCTGA
- a CDS encoding protein kinase domain-containing protein, with amino-acid sequence MIGRTLSHYRVTAKLGAGAMGEVYRAHDERLERDVALKVLPSGTLSNQDTRRRFRQEAIMLSRLNHPNIAQIYDFDNEEGIDFLVMELVRGVTLAAKMAYGVLSEKEIIRFGCQTAEALQDAHERGVVHRDLKPSNVALTAKGDVKILDFGVAQLLHLEDERHTGNHTDPSAAATMETVALETGISGTLPYMSPEQYLGQRVDDRTDTWALGILLYEMATGYLPFPDRAAMALAEKIVSTEPVPPTKLNPQLKPEIEQVILKCLQKNPDDRFLSTGGVADALRRLQTGSFFGLYVPGESKRLAVLPLENLSGDTDQDYFVDGMHEEVLATLARIGSLTVISRTSVRRYKESQKSLSEIAKELGVDTIVEGSVRQIKNLVRVNVSLVDVAADRCVWTESYQREIEDVLSLQNEVARSIAREIQVKLTPQEEEELSKIRIVKPEAYNAYLKGRHQWNKVTEESIRKSLEYFEQALELDPEYAPAHSGVADCYIVLADSAIGTQPPAHAMVRARGAAARALELDSGFAEAHASLALLSWRLLWDWEAAEKEFIEALRINPNYATAHQWYGWYLGARGRMGEAVREIQHARKLDPLSLWINSSLGLAYYFSRRFDDAIHQLKETLEMDNKFLVARLPLAWSYLEKGMHDEALAHLEQGTEMSRRNPAYVAALAHAYAIAGRRDDAMNALDELLSVAATRYVPSDQIARVYVGLGDLDKAFELLRRAADEPSSYLAYLKLDPKSDRLRNDARFDELLRKINFPQ; translated from the coding sequence ATGATCGGCAGGACGCTTTCTCATTACCGCGTGACCGCCAAGCTGGGCGCGGGAGCGATGGGTGAGGTCTATCGAGCGCACGACGAACGTCTCGAACGCGACGTTGCGCTGAAGGTGCTTCCGTCCGGCACTCTGAGCAATCAGGACACGCGCAGGCGCTTCCGTCAGGAAGCTATCATGCTTTCGCGGCTGAACCACCCGAACATCGCCCAGATCTATGACTTCGATAACGAGGAAGGCATTGACTTCCTGGTTATGGAGCTCGTCCGCGGAGTGACACTGGCCGCCAAGATGGCTTACGGCGTACTCAGTGAGAAGGAGATCATTCGCTTTGGCTGCCAGACGGCTGAGGCGCTCCAGGACGCTCATGAGCGCGGGGTCGTCCATCGAGATTTGAAGCCAAGTAACGTAGCGCTCACCGCGAAAGGCGACGTCAAGATTCTGGATTTTGGCGTTGCTCAGCTGCTTCATCTTGAGGATGAACGGCATACCGGAAACCATACCGATCCCTCCGCTGCAGCCACGATGGAGACAGTGGCCTTGGAGACCGGGATCAGCGGAACATTACCCTACATGTCTCCCGAGCAATACCTCGGGCAGCGAGTGGACGACCGTACCGATACCTGGGCGCTGGGCATCCTGCTCTATGAAATGGCTACCGGCTACCTTCCCTTCCCGGACCGGGCCGCAATGGCGCTCGCCGAGAAGATCGTATCCACCGAGCCCGTGCCGCCCACCAAGCTCAACCCCCAGCTCAAGCCAGAGATCGAACAAGTCATTTTGAAGTGCCTGCAGAAGAATCCCGACGACCGCTTCCTCTCGACCGGAGGTGTGGCGGACGCGCTGCGAAGGCTGCAGACGGGGAGCTTCTTCGGGCTGTATGTTCCGGGAGAATCGAAGCGTCTTGCAGTGCTTCCGCTCGAAAATCTCTCTGGCGACACCGATCAGGACTATTTCGTCGACGGGATGCACGAAGAGGTGCTGGCGACGCTCGCCCGAATCGGTTCGTTGACCGTCATCTCGCGAACTTCCGTGCGGCGCTACAAAGAGTCCCAAAAGTCTCTTTCGGAGATAGCGAAGGAATTGGGCGTCGATACGATCGTTGAAGGTTCGGTGCGGCAAATTAAGAACCTGGTCCGCGTGAATGTCAGTCTCGTCGATGTGGCTGCCGATCGCTGCGTGTGGACGGAGAGCTACCAACGGGAGATCGAGGATGTCTTAAGCCTGCAAAATGAGGTCGCTCGATCGATCGCTCGTGAAATCCAGGTAAAGCTCACTCCACAGGAAGAAGAGGAGTTGAGTAAAATCCGGATCGTTAAGCCCGAGGCATACAACGCCTACCTCAAAGGGCGGCACCAATGGAACAAGGTCACCGAAGAGAGCATTCGCAAGAGCCTCGAATATTTTGAACAGGCACTCGAACTGGATCCCGAGTATGCGCCGGCACATTCCGGAGTTGCCGATTGCTATATTGTGCTCGCGGACAGCGCCATCGGAACCCAGCCGCCGGCCCATGCCATGGTTAGAGCAAGGGGCGCCGCCGCTCGCGCGCTGGAGCTTGATAGCGGATTCGCCGAAGCCCATGCCTCGCTCGCCTTATTATCCTGGCGATTGTTGTGGGACTGGGAGGCGGCGGAAAAAGAATTTATTGAAGCGCTGCGCATCAATCCAAACTACGCAACCGCTCACCAATGGTATGGATGGTACCTCGGCGCTCGCGGACGGATGGGCGAGGCGGTGCGCGAGATTCAGCATGCCCGTAAGCTCGATCCACTCTCGCTTTGGATCAACTCGAGCCTCGGACTGGCATACTACTTCAGCCGCCGCTTCGATGATGCGATCCATCAGCTCAAGGAAACCCTGGAGATGGACAATAAGTTTCTGGTAGCGCGGCTTCCCCTGGCTTGGTCCTACCTGGAAAAGGGAATGCATGACGAGGCATTGGCGCATCTGGAACAAGGAACCGAGATGTCGCGCCGCAATCCCGCATATGTAGCCGCGCTGGCACATGCCTACGCCATTGCGGGAAGGCGGGATGATGCCATGAACGCGCTCGATGAGTTGCTAAGTGTCGCCGCAACCCGGTATGTTCCGTCCGATCAGATTGCCCGCGTGTACGTGGGGCTTGGTGATCTGGATAAGGCCTTTGAGTTACTTCGACGAGCTGCCGATGAGCCTTCGAGTTACTTAGCTTACCTAAAGCTCGATCCTAAGTCAGACCGCCTGCGAAATGATGCCAGATTTGACGAGTTACTGCGAAAGATTAATTTCCCTCAGTAG
- a CDS encoding ferritin-like domain-containing protein, whose protein sequence is MVESRDELIFLLTEAAALEHSLMCQYLFAAFSLKQSADEGVTHEQMNYIADWERFLLMVARQEMEHLGLVCNLLTAVGAAPYLAHPNFPYRTTLFSHAMSLEAFSEATIKKFICFERPETIEPEDAFCNEPLAVHLTVLKDVSPVPVPYKTVGELYDAIVDGFAELTKRGVKLIIGPGSAQVTGTQLNTDFVRRGGQGGGYDIFMVPVTDIESAHRVLDRIIEQGESARNHGESSHFETFLRILKQFQKLQQDDPDFQPARPVVPNPVLYPDGTPHQTAITSQNGRGVLDLLNGAYEVLLLLLIRFFAHSDETTVEIAQLQAAAFFPFMTMVIRPITEVLMSLPAFDGGGPERAGPNFEFYRNVNYLPHRRAAWQVLYERMVELTETCQALSKQPEMPPRLGYIAESLKLITMRFQSLLHL, encoded by the coding sequence ATGGTCGAATCGCGGGATGAACTAATCTTTTTGCTTACTGAGGCTGCAGCCCTTGAGCATTCGCTCATGTGCCAATATCTGTTTGCCGCCTTCTCTTTAAAGCAGAGTGCCGATGAGGGCGTTACTCACGAGCAGATGAATTACATCGCGGACTGGGAGCGCTTTCTGCTCATGGTGGCGCGCCAGGAGATGGAGCATCTCGGCCTGGTCTGCAACCTTTTGACCGCTGTGGGCGCCGCGCCCTATCTGGCCCATCCGAATTTTCCTTACCGGACCACTCTGTTCTCGCACGCCATGTCTCTCGAGGCGTTTTCCGAGGCCACTATCAAGAAGTTCATCTGCTTTGAGCGCCCAGAAACGATCGAGCCGGAGGATGCGTTCTGTAACGAGCCGCTCGCGGTCCACTTGACGGTGCTTAAAGATGTCTCTCCGGTGCCGGTCCCGTACAAGACAGTCGGTGAACTCTACGACGCGATTGTCGACGGTTTCGCCGAACTCACGAAACGGGGAGTGAAACTGATCATCGGTCCCGGATCCGCCCAGGTGACTGGAACGCAGTTGAACACCGATTTTGTGCGGCGCGGCGGCCAGGGCGGTGGTTACGACATCTTCATGGTCCCTGTCACCGACATCGAATCGGCACACCGCGTACTCGATCGAATCATTGAGCAGGGTGAGTCAGCGCGAAATCACGGCGAGAGCTCCCATTTTGAAACGTTCCTGAGGATTCTGAAACAATTCCAGAAATTGCAGCAAGATGATCCGGATTTTCAGCCGGCTCGCCCGGTGGTGCCGAATCCCGTGCTCTATCCGGATGGCACGCCGCACCAGACGGCGATCACCAGTCAGAATGGCCGCGGGGTGCTCGACCTGCTCAACGGCGCCTATGAGGTTTTGCTGTTGCTGTTGATTCGGTTTTTTGCGCACTCCGACGAGACGACCGTTGAGATTGCGCAGCTTCAGGCAGCTGCATTTTTTCCTTTCATGACCATGGTCATTCGGCCTATCACCGAAGTTTTGATGAGCCTTCCGGCATTCGACGGCGGCGGCCCTGAACGAGCTGGGCCAAATTTCGAATTCTATCGAAATGTGAATTATCTGCCGCATCGCCGGGCCGCATGGCAAGTGCTCTACGAGCGGATGGTGGAGTTGACCGAGACCTGTCAAGCGCTCAGCAAGCAGCCGGAGATGCCACCGCGGCTGGGCTATATCGCGGAAAGTCTGAAACTCATAACCATGCGCTTCCAGTCGTTGCTTCATTTATAG
- the meaB gene encoding methylmalonyl Co-A mutase-associated GTPase MeaB → MTDAIEELIEQLRGGSVRALSRAISEVENGGSLAPKILAGCFPYSGRALRVGITGSPGAGKSTLVDHLVTQYRSQGRTVGVVAVDPTSPYSGGAILGDRIRMQAHHADSGVFTRSMATRGALGGLASTTADVVSIIEASGKDVILIETVGVGQDEIDVVRLADVCVVAVVPGMGDDIQSMKAGIMEIADVLVINKSDREGSDRLEQELRAMQSLGHSSKEPNLDVHIIRTVAITGDGIAELQSAIGAQEQWLGMEGRLFARRSAQWRERISNMIRQEVLRNIQRPGGGEDEFAKLAEAAAAGTVNPYLALPRMMERLRQAARN, encoded by the coding sequence ATGACTGATGCAATTGAAGAGCTGATTGAACAACTTCGGGGCGGCAGCGTCCGCGCTTTGTCCCGAGCCATCTCCGAAGTCGAGAACGGCGGGTCGCTGGCTCCAAAAATCCTTGCAGGTTGCTTTCCATATTCTGGACGCGCCTTGAGGGTCGGTATTACTGGTTCCCCAGGGGCAGGCAAGAGCACTCTGGTTGACCACCTGGTCACGCAATACCGCAGCCAGGGAAGAACCGTTGGCGTGGTCGCCGTCGATCCGACGAGTCCCTATTCCGGGGGCGCCATATTAGGGGACCGCATCCGAATGCAGGCCCATCACGCAGATTCCGGCGTTTTCACTCGCAGCATGGCGACTCGCGGAGCTCTGGGCGGCCTGGCGAGTACCACGGCAGATGTTGTCTCCATCATCGAAGCCAGCGGCAAAGACGTCATTCTCATCGAAACAGTCGGCGTAGGTCAGGACGAAATCGACGTCGTTCGTCTGGCGGATGTCTGCGTTGTCGCGGTGGTTCCTGGGATGGGTGATGATATTCAGAGCATGAAAGCGGGAATCATGGAGATTGCCGATGTCCTGGTCATCAACAAAAGCGATCGCGAGGGGAGCGACCGTCTCGAACAAGAGCTCCGAGCGATGCAGAGTTTGGGTCACTCGTCCAAAGAACCGAATTTGGATGTTCACATTATTCGCACCGTAGCCATCACTGGAGACGGAATCGCCGAGTTGCAATCTGCCATCGGAGCACAGGAACAGTGGCTGGGAATGGAAGGACGATTGTTCGCAAGGCGCTCGGCACAATGGCGAGAGCGCATCTCGAATATGATCAGGCAGGAAGTGCTACGCAATATCCAACGGCCAGGCGGGGGCGAGGACGAGTTTGCGAAGCTGGCCGAGGCGGCCGCTGCCGGCACCGTCAATCCTTACCTGGCGCTGCCCAGGATGATGGAGAGATTGCGGCAGGCTGCTCGGAACTAA
- a CDS encoding type IV pilus twitching motility protein PilT, which produces MSAYESELSRLVDELNRSVPGVRSGERTSLDQLLALAAQRNASDMILVVGSAIALRVNGGLSAAAGKPLTHEDIRGMLLPLLTTDQSEELQRERSLDFCFVRNSIGRFRANFHYQRGTLAASIRLLPPQVPSLESLHLPSVLAPLTERRQGLILLTGPTGCGKTSTLAALIDLINGRRRDHIITIEDPIEYQHMNRGSIVEQIEVGHDTPSFAQSIRAVLRQSPDVILVGEMRDAETMAVALTAAETGHLVLSSLHTNDAAQTVSRILDTFPSSHQPQIRQQLSLALLAVISQQLVPAADGSGRYPAIEVMLATTAIRNLIRTGQDHQIRSHISVGRADGMFTMEQSLAELVRAGRILRETAYAHCYNQAELRQHLDTPSRHS; this is translated from the coding sequence ATGAGTGCATACGAGAGCGAATTATCCCGGCTTGTCGACGAATTGAATCGTTCCGTTCCTGGCGTGCGCAGCGGGGAACGCACCTCGCTCGATCAACTACTTGCGCTCGCCGCGCAACGCAATGCCTCTGACATGATCCTGGTCGTCGGTTCGGCGATTGCGCTCCGGGTCAATGGCGGCCTCAGTGCGGCGGCGGGTAAGCCGCTCACACACGAAGACATTCGCGGCATGTTGCTGCCCCTCCTGACCACGGATCAATCTGAGGAACTACAGCGCGAGAGGTCCTTAGACTTCTGCTTTGTGCGGAATTCTATTGGCCGGTTTCGCGCCAATTTTCACTATCAGCGCGGGACTTTAGCGGCCAGCATACGCCTGCTTCCACCCCAGGTGCCGTCGCTTGAGTCGCTGCACCTGCCTTCCGTGCTCGCCCCGCTGACGGAGCGTCGCCAGGGGCTCATCCTGCTCACCGGTCCAACGGGCTGCGGCAAGACTTCAACCTTGGCGGCCCTGATCGACCTAATCAACGGTCGCCGCCGCGACCACATCATTACCATTGAGGATCCCATCGAGTACCAGCACATGAATAGGGGATCGATCGTCGAACAGATCGAGGTTGGACATGACACCCCCAGTTTTGCTCAGTCGATTCGCGCTGTGCTACGTCAAAGCCCGGATGTGATTTTGGTAGGAGAGATGCGCGATGCCGAGACGATGGCGGTTGCGCTGACCGCGGCCGAGACTGGCCATCTCGTCCTTTCTTCGCTGCACACCAATGACGCCGCCCAGACGGTTTCTCGTATTCTCGACACTTTTCCTAGTTCGCATCAGCCGCAGATCCGGCAGCAGCTCTCGTTGGCGTTGTTGGCGGTCATCTCCCAGCAGCTGGTCCCGGCCGCTGATGGTAGTGGGCGCTATCCGGCGATAGAAGTCATGCTTGCGACAACGGCGATCCGTAATCTGATTCGTACCGGTCAGGATCACCAGATACGGTCCCACATCTCAGTCGGACGGGCGGACGGGATGTTCACCATGGAGCAATCACTTGCCGAACTGGTACGCGCCGGCCGCATCCTGCGCGAGACTGCTTACGCCCACTGCTACAACCAGGCTGAGCTGCGCCAGCATCTCGACACCCCTTCACGGCATTCCTGA
- a CDS encoding NIPSNAP family protein, whose amino-acid sequence MVHSSEVIIQRRQFLAASLATSALTLTRKGRAQAAPAASREFYLLRRYELQSGPQTKLTESYFATALIPALMRMKVGPVGAFQLTIGPETPTFYLLVPGNSVESLATLDLHLAQDEQFLKDADPFWAAPATAPSFLRVESTLLAAFEGWPKLTPPATAAKRIFQLRTYESPSDRDHVRKVEMFNQAELDVFRNAGFHPVFYGDALIGPRLPKLTYMLSFPSMEELNARWAVFGADPNWKKLSSSPRYAFEEIVSSITNLILTPLTCSQI is encoded by the coding sequence ATGGTGCATTCCTCGGAGGTCATCATCCAACGCCGACAGTTTCTCGCCGCCAGCCTGGCTACTTCAGCATTAACCCTTACCCGCAAAGGAAGAGCACAAGCGGCGCCAGCAGCCTCTCGCGAATTTTATCTGCTCCGACGCTACGAGCTGCAGTCGGGGCCACAAACGAAGCTCACCGAGAGCTATTTCGCAACGGCGCTCATCCCGGCGCTCATGCGCATGAAAGTTGGTCCAGTGGGCGCTTTCCAACTCACCATCGGACCGGAGACGCCAACCTTTTACCTGCTCGTCCCGGGCAACTCGGTCGAGTCCTTAGCCACTCTCGATCTGCATCTCGCCCAGGACGAGCAATTTCTCAAGGACGCGGATCCCTTCTGGGCCGCACCTGCGACAGCGCCATCGTTTCTTCGCGTCGAGAGTACCTTGCTTGCAGCCTTTGAGGGATGGCCGAAGCTGACTCCGCCGGCCACTGCAGCCAAACGAATCTTTCAACTGCGAACGTACGAGAGCCCTAGCGACCGTGACCACGTCCGCAAGGTCGAGATGTTTAATCAGGCCGAATTGGATGTCTTCCGGAACGCCGGATTTCATCCCGTTTTCTACGGCGACGCCCTGATAGGTCCACGCTTGCCAAAGCTTACCTACATGTTGAGCTTTCCATCGATGGAAGAGTTGAATGCCCGTTGGGCGGTCTTCGGTGCCGATCCGAACTGGAAGAAACTCTCTAGCTCGCCCCGCTATGCCTTTGAAGAGATCGTAAGCAGCATCACGAACCTGATTCTGACGCCGCTTACCTGCTCCCAGATCTGA
- a CDS encoding DUF917 domain-containing protein, producing MTVATIGKPLSTDDLHAILNGACILGCGGGGPLSLGSSLLTQIIQQGTVYLADPINDLPDDALTAIAAGVGSPLAASEGFPFDVASIAFKSLDDRQAAASGKHFSFVLPAEVGAGNSIVPMTVAVKLGLPIIDADGARRAIPELDMVTYASHNLPISPIVLANATQAITFYAPNPAVAGVTADGIISGGAFTEDAGISLWSMTGADVKAAAIPHTMSYARDLGIALKQTLAEQKDPVEAVRAYLDGTVIFKGTIDSTSQTTEGGFDFGTLVLKNERGRLTIYNQNENLIAWSSLSPKPLALAPDLICYLTTDGQPFTNADLDLAQGKEIAVIAASCLPQMRVPAILDKFLKALKSLGYAGSYVPVEELLKGSVQ from the coding sequence ATGACTGTAGCGACGATCGGTAAGCCGTTAAGTACGGATGATCTTCATGCCATCTTGAACGGTGCGTGCATCCTGGGGTGCGGCGGCGGAGGGCCTCTTTCGTTGGGGTCCTCGCTGCTCACTCAGATCATCCAACAAGGGACGGTCTATTTAGCGGACCCGATCAACGATCTTCCGGATGACGCGCTCACGGCCATCGCTGCGGGCGTGGGGTCGCCCCTCGCCGCCTCGGAGGGTTTTCCCTTCGATGTGGCATCGATCGCATTCAAGAGTCTGGACGACCGGCAGGCGGCGGCTTCTGGCAAGCATTTCAGCTTTGTTCTGCCCGCCGAGGTCGGGGCCGGGAACAGCATCGTCCCTATGACCGTGGCCGTGAAGTTGGGCCTGCCGATCATTGACGCCGATGGCGCCCGCCGCGCCATCCCGGAGCTCGACATGGTCACTTATGCGAGCCACAACTTGCCGATTTCCCCTATCGTGCTCGCCAATGCGACCCAGGCGATCACCTTCTACGCGCCCAATCCTGCGGTTGCCGGCGTGACCGCGGACGGAATCATTAGTGGGGGCGCCTTTACTGAAGATGCCGGTATCTCTCTCTGGAGCATGACCGGCGCCGATGTCAAAGCCGCTGCGATTCCCCACACCATGAGTTATGCACGAGATTTAGGAATTGCGTTGAAGCAGACATTGGCTGAACAGAAGGATCCCGTCGAGGCCGTTCGCGCTTACCTTGACGGAACGGTGATCTTCAAGGGTACGATCGATTCGACCAGTCAAACTACCGAGGGTGGCTTTGACTTCGGCACACTGGTGCTGAAGAACGAGCGAGGTAGACTTACCATCTACAACCAGAACGAGAACCTGATTGCATGGAGCAGCCTCTCGCCAAAGCCTCTCGCACTGGCTCCTGATTTGATCTGCTATCTGACGACCGATGGTCAGCCCTTCACGAACGCCGATCTCGACTTGGCGCAAGGTAAGGAGATTGCGGTGATCGCGGCATCCTGCCTGCCGCAGATGCGGGTCCCGGCCATCTTAGACAAGTTCCTGAAGGCGTTAAAATCGCTCGGCTATGCGGGGAGTTATGTCCCAGTTGAAGAGCTTCTCAAGGGCTCTGTTCAGTGA